From Mumia sp. ZJ1417:
CGGACCATCCGCACCGCCTCTCCGGTGACGCCCAACGACACGTTCTTCGCCGACCAGTGGGCCTTGTGGGACACACGCGACGTCGCCGACGGGGCGGCACTGCCGTCGGGTGGCTACGGAACCCACAGCCCGGCGCTCTGGCGTGCGACCCGCGGCTCGTCCTCGGTCGTCGTCGCGGTGCTCGACACCGGACGCACCACGCACCCTGATCTCGACGCCAACACGGTCGCGGGCTTCGACATGATGAGCGAGGGCACCGCTGAGTGGGCGCGTGACGGCGACGGTCGCGACGCGGACCCCGCCGACGAGGGCGACTGGGTGGAGCTCGGGCAATGTGACCTGGACGACGAGTACGACAGCAGCTGGCACGGGACCCACGTCGCGGGCATCGTGGCCGCGGCCTCGGGCAACGCGCGGGGCATCGCCGGCAACGCGCCGGGCGTCAAGGTTCAGCACGTCCGCGTCCTCGGCACGTGTGGCGGGATCGACTCCGACATCCTCGCGGCGATCACCTGGGCATCGGGCGGTGTCGTTCCGGGACTTCCGGTCAACACCACTCCTGCCAAGGTGATCAACATGTCGTTCGGCGGGGCCGGCGGGGCTTGCCCGGCCGTGTGGAACTCGACGATCGCCGCAGCGCGGGCCCGTGGCAGCGTGCTGGTCGCCGCGGCAGGAAACGAGGACCTCGATGCCGCGGAGGTGACACCTGCGAACTGTGCGGGCGTCGTCACGGTCGGCGCGACAGAGGAGTACGGCCAGCGGGCCTCCTACTCCAACTCGGGGCCCACGGTCGACCTGTCGGCGCCGGGCGGGGAGAGCATCCCCGAGATCGGGATGCGCGGCGTGGTCTCGACGCTCAACGACGGCACCACCACCCCCGACAACCCGGCATACGCCGAGTACGACGGCACGAGCATGGCCGCACCGGCGGTCTCCGGCGCCGCCGCGCTGATCGCGTCCCTGGGCACGACCTCTCCGGCGCAGATCGAGAGCGCGTTGCGCGCGGCTGTCCAGCCGTTCCCCCGCTACGGCGGTGACCTCGCGCCCTGGGACTGCACGACCGCGACCTGCGGCACCGGCATCCTCGACCTGGCACGAGTCCCCGTCCGGCGCTCGGCCCCGGCCGTCAGCGGCGCAGTCCGTCCGGGAGCGGTCGTCCGTGCCTCCGCCGGCACCTGGATCGGTGGACCGAGCGGTTTCCGCTACCAGTGGCTGCGCAACGGCGCTCCGATCGCCGGAGCCACGGGCGCCTCGTACCGGGTGCAGGTCGCCGACGTCGGTCGGCGTCTCGCCGTCCGTGTGACCGGCGTCAAGGCGGGCTTCAGCATCCCGACGGCGACCTCCGGGCAGTCCGCGGTCGTGCCCAAGGTCGCCTCGAGCGCGACGCTGGTCGTGAAGCCGAAGAGCACCAGGTACGGCCGGACGCGGGCAACCCTGAAGGCCACCGTCCGGGTCGGCGCAGGCTCCCCGACGGGCACCGTCGTGTTCCGTGACGGTACGAAGGTGCTCAAGAAGGCCAAGGTCCGCGCCGGAAGGGCCTCGTACACGCTCGGCAAGCGCACCCTCAAGAGGGGCAAGCACAAGATCACGGTGACGTTCGTCCCCTCCAGCGGCAGCTACGCCAGCGCGAGATCGAAGGTCGTGTCGCTGCGGGTGCGGCGACGTGAGGGCGGGCGAGGGACCCTCTCGCCCGCATTCCGAGGGCGGATGTCACGCGAAACTACCTGAGCGGACGACGGATGCAGTTGCCAAACGCCCTCTCAAGAGTCGATCCGCACCGCTCTACCCGGCGGTCAGATGCGAGGTCGGTCGATTTTCCACCGATTCTCGGATCCGTGGCACCTGCCCGCCGAACACCACGTAGCCTGAAGCGGTACAGCCGTCGACCTGGAGCGGAGGAGGCCGTCGTGGCGACACCGGAGCCCTTGGACGTGCGTCTCCGCGATCAGGACGCACTCGACGAGATCGAGATGACGAGCAACCTGATGATCGCCGCGTCGGAGACGCCCGGTCCATTGAGCCAGCAGATCGTCGATGAGATCCTAGGCGTACGCCCTCACCAGGGCTGCGCCTGACGCACTCGCGCGGCCTACACCCAGGGCGTCCTGCGCGCTCTCTAGGGGCAGGACCTACCATTAATGCGGCCTTACCCCACCCTGACGGGAGCTTGTCGTGCGGTTGCGTATCCGACCGACTGAAACATCCTTCTATGACCTCTTCACGGAGCTCGCGAACCACCTCGTGGACGGCGCGAACCTCCTGGCGAAGATGCTGGACGCGTCCTCCGATCGTGATGCTGTCGCCAAGCAACTGAGCGAGGTCGAGCACGCGGCCGACGACACGACACACGCGATCATCAACCGCGTCAACCAGACGTTCGTGACGCCGTTCGACCGTGAGGACATCTACAAGCTCGCCAGCAGCCTCGATGACGTCATGGACTTCATCGAAGAGGCGGGCGACCTGGTCGTCCTCTACGAGCTGGAGTCGATGCCGTCCCGGATGGCCACGATGGTGGAAGTGATCCAGCGAGGCTGCGAGCTCACCGCCGAGGCCATGCCGCGTCTGCGGACGATGACCGACCTGTCCGAGTACTGGATCGAGATCAACCGTCTCGAGAACCAGGCCGACCGTGACTACCGCCGGATCCTCGCCAAACTCTTCTCCGGCGAGTACAAGGCGCTCGAGGTCCTCAAGCTCAAGGACGTCGTCGAGTCCCTCGAGGACGCGGTCGACGCGCTCGAGTCCGTGGCCAACACGGTCGAACAGATCGCAGTCAAGGAGTCCTGAGGGTGGACCTCACCCTGGTCATGGTCGTCCTCGTCATCAGCGTTGCGCTGATCTTCGACTACACCAACGGCTTCCACGATGCGGCCAACGCGATCGCGACGTCAGTGTCCACCCGGGCACTGACACCGCGAATCGCTCTTGTGATGGCCGCGATCATGAACTTCATCGGAGCGTTCCTCGGCACCGAGGTCGCAGACACGGTTGGCAGCATCATCGCCGAAGGCGTCGAGGGCGACGGCAATCACGGCCTCACCGTCGTGCTCTCGGCGCTGGTCGGTGCGATCGTCTGGAACCTCATCACCTGGTACTTCGGGCTTCCGTCGTCCTCGTCCCACGCGCTGATCGGCGGCCTGGTCGGCGCCGGTGTCGCGTCGGCGAGCACCGTCGAGTGGAACACGGTGGTGGACAAGGTCGCCATCCCGATGGTGATCTCGCCGGTGGTCGGCTTCAGCGGCGCGTTCTTGCTCATGCTGGCGATCATGTGGATCTTCCGGCATCGCAACCCGCACCGGACGATGCGCGGGTTCCGGCTCGCGCAGACCGTCTCGGCCGCCGCGATGGCGCTCGGTCACGGTCTCCAGGACGCGCAGAAGACGATGGGCGTCATGTTCCTCGCGCTGCTCGCCGGTGGATACGTGGCAGCCGACGACGGCATCCCACTGTGGGTCAAGGTCGGCGCGGCCACAGCGATCTCGCTCGGGACGTACTCGGGCGGCTGGCGCATCATGCGTACCCTCGGGCGCCGCATCATCCACCTCGACCCGGCTCGCGGCTTCGCAGCCGAGGCGACGGCGGCAGCGGTGCTGTACGTGATGGCGATCGGTCTGCACGCTCCGGTCTCGACGACCCACACGATCACCTCGTCGATCATGGGCGCTGGCGCCACCAAGCGGTTCAGCGCCGTTCGTTGGGGCGTCGCGCGGGGCATCGTGATGGCGTGGATCGTGACGATCCCCGCCGCGGCGCTCGTGGCGGCGGTCACCTACTGGATCTGCGCACTGTTCCTGCCGTAGGGGCCTGTCGACACCCCCGCTGGTCGAGCCTGTCGAGACCACGCACAAAGGCGCCCTCCGACCCACTGGGTCGGAGGACGCCTTTTCGTACGGGGCCAGCGCCGTACGGCCTACCCGAAGCGGCCGGTGATGTAGGCCTCGGTCGAGGGGTTGTCGGGGTTCGAGAAGATCTTGGTCGTCGACCCGGACTCGATGAGCTGCCCGGGCTCGCCGATACCGGCGAGGTTGAAGAACGCCGTCTCGTCGGACACCCGGGCCGCCTGCTGCATGTTGTGGGTGACGATGACGATCGTGTACGTCTCCTTGAGCTGGCCGATCAGGTCCTCGATCGCGCTGGTCGAGATCGGGTCGAGTGCCGAGCACGGCTCATCCATCAGCAGCACCTGCGGCTCCACGGCGATCGCGCGGGCGATGCAGAGCCGCTGCTGCTGGCCGCCCGAGAGCCCGGCACCGGGACGGTTCAGACGGTCCTTGACCTCGTCCCAGAGGTTCGCCCCACGCAGCGAGCGCTCGGTCAGCGCCTCGGCCTCGTCCTTCTTGAGTCGGCCGCCGTTGAGGCGTACGCCGGCGAGGACGTTGTCGCGGATCGACATCGTCGGGAAGGGGTTTGGGCGCTGGAAGACCATGCCGATCTCGCGGCGTACGAGCACGGGGTCGACTCCCGGCGCGTACAGGTCGCGTCCGTCGACGCGGACCGTCCCCTCGACGCGGGCGCCGGGGGCGACCTCGTGCATGCGGTTGAGCGAGCGCAGGAACGTCGACTTGCCACATCCCGACGGGCCGATCACGGCCGTCACCGACTGGGCCGGGATCGCGAGCGTCACGCCACGGACGGCGTGGACGTCCCCGTAGTAGATGTCGAGGTCCTCCACGTCGATGCCGATCGCGGCGGGACGGGGGGCGGTGCCGGCGGCCGACGCGCCGGTTGCCGGCGTCGTGGCGGAGTCGCGGAGTACGGATCGCATGCTCATCGCTTGTCCTTGGGAGAGAAGAAGTAGGTCACGAGTCGGGCCACGAGGTTGAGCACCATCACGATCAGCATCAGCACGAGTGCGGCACCCCAGGCCCGTGCGATGGACGGCTCGGGCGGGACTCCCGGGCTCATGATGGAGCTGTAGGTGAACACCGGCAGGGTTGCCATGCGCCCGTCGAACAGGTTGACGTTGGTCGAGTCGGTGATCCCCACCGTGATGAGGAGCGGCGCGGTCTCGCCGATCACGCGCGCGACGGCGAGCGTGATCCCGGTGACCAGACCCGCGAGCGCGGTCGGAAGGACGACCTTCACGATCGCCCGCCAGCGGGGCACACCGAGCGCGTACGCCGCCTCGCGCAGCTCGTTCGGGACGAGCTGGAGCATCTCCTCGCAGGAGCGGACGACGACCGGCGTCATCAGCACGGTCAGCGCGACCGCGCCGGCGAGCCCCATCCGGACCCCCGGTCCGAAGAACACCACGAACAGGGCATACGCGAACAGGCCCGCGACGATCGACGGGATGCCGGTCATGACGTCGACGAGGAAGCGGATCGCCTTGGCGAGACGCCCGTCGCCGCCGTACTCGACGAGGTAGACCGCCGTGAGCAGACCCAGCGGCACCGACATCACCGCGGCGGCTGCGGTGATGAGGACCGTGCCCCAGATCGCGTGGTAGATGCCGCCGCCCTCGCCGACGACGTTGCGCATCGAGTAGCCGAAGAACTCCGCCGAGAGGACCGGCAGCCCGTTCTTGAGCACGGTCCACAGGATCGAGACCAGCGGCACCATCGCCAGCGCGAAGGCGCTCGAGACCCCGATGGTGACCAGCCGGTCGATGGCCTTGCGCCGGCCCTCGATCGCGTACGAGAGGATCGGGAAGCCGATCCCGACCACGGCCCAGCCCGCCAGCAGGGACGGGACGAGGGGGAGGTCGAGACCGGCGTGTAGCGCCGACGCGACGACGACGGCGAGCGCCAGGGCGTACCAGCCGGATCCGCGCGGGAGCTGCGGCTGGTGCCAGCTGCGCAGCCTCGTGGGTGCGGCGTCGCGCTCGGGAGCAGGAGGTGCGGTCGTGGTCATGCGTTGGCTCCCGAGAACTCCTTGCGCCGGTTCACGACGGCGCGCGCGCCGACGTTGACGGCGAAGGTGATGAGGAAGAGCACCAGCCCGGACGCGATCAGCGCGTTCACCGTCAGCCCCGAGGCCTCGTTGAACTGCAGCGCGATGTTGGCCGGGATCGTGCTCGGGTTCGTCGAGCTGATGAGGTTGAAGGTGATGACGCCGGAGGCCGAGAGGACCATCGCGACGGCCATCGTCTCGCCGAGCGCACGCCCGAGGCCGAGCATCGCGCCGCCGATCATCCCGGAGCGGCCGTGCGGCAGGACGACCGTGCGGATCATCTCCCAGCGGGTCGCTCCGAGGGCGAGCGCCGCCTCCTCGAGGAGCACCGGCGTCTGGCGGAAGACCTCGCGCGCGATGGCCGTCATGATCGGCAGGATCATCACGGCGAGCACGATCGCGGCGGTGAGGATGGTGCGACCGGTCGCGGAGGCGGGGCCGCCGAAGAACGGGAGGAACCCGAGGTGCGCCTCGAGCCATTCGTACGGCCCGACGAGCTTGCCGGCGAGGACCCGCATGCCCCAGAGACCGAAGACGACCGACGGGACAGCGGCGAGCAGGTCGATGACGTAGCCGAGGGTCTGACCGAACCTGCGGGGGACGTAGTAGGTGAGGAACAACGCCACAGCGACCGCGAGCGGCACCGCGATCACGAGCGCCAGCGTCGCGCTCCAGAGCGTGCCGAAGACGAGCGGGAGCACGAACGCCAGGAACGTCTTGCCGCTCTTGACCTCGTCGGGTGAGGCGGTGATCCCCGGCAGGCCTTCTGCGGTCAGGAAGATCGCGACGCCCGCGAGGATCGCAAGGATCGCCAGCGCGGCGCCCTTGGACAGGCCCAGGAACATGCGGTCGCCGAACCTGCCCTTGGCGGCGGCGGGTTCGGCGGTGTCCCGCGGCGGGGACGGGGTGGAGGTGTCGGTCACGAAGCGGTCCTCTGGTGGAGACGGTGCGGAGTGACCTGCGGGCGGCCGTCCGATCCCCCGGTACGGACGGCCGCCCGCAGGAGCATCACTTCGCCGAGATCCCGTCGACGATGTCGGCGATGCGCTCCTCGAGCGCGCTCGTCAACGGGGCGGAGCCGGCGCCCTCGGCGGCAGCCTGCTGGCCGTCGGAGCTGGCGACGTACGAGAGCCAGCCCTTGACGAGGTCGGCCTTGGCCTCGTCGTCGTACTGCAGGCACGCGATCTGGTACGACAGCAGGACCGCGGGGTAGACGCCCGACTCGGTCGTGGTGTGGTCGATGTCCATCACGAGGTGCGTGTCGCCGCGGCCTTCCTTCTGCTTCGACGCCTCGAGGATCTTGGCGGCGGCCTCGGGGCTCGGCCCGACGTACTCCTCGCCCACCTTGAGCGACGCGACACCGAGGCTGCCGGCCTGGCTGGCGTCGGCGTACCCGATCGTCCCCTCGCCGCCCTGGACGGTCGCGACGACACCGGACGTGCCCTGCGCGCCCTCGCCGCCCTTGATCGGCCAGGTCTCGACCTCGCCCTCGGTCCAGCTCTGCGGCGCCGCCGCAGCCATGTAGGCGGTGAAGTTCTCGGTCGTGCCCGAGTCGTCCGAGCGGTGGACCGGCGTGATCTTCGACGACGGGAGGGTGGCGTCGGGGTTGTCGGCCTTGATGGCCGCGTCGTCCCAAGTGGTGAGCTTGCCGGCGAAGATCTTGCCGAGGGTGTCGGCCGACAGCTGCAGGCCGTCGACCCCCGGGAGGTTGTAGATGACGGCGATCGGGCTGACGTACGTCGGGACCTCGATCACGTCGGACCCGCAGCGCTCCTCGGCGGCCGTCAGCTCCTCGTCGTCGAGGTAGGCGTCGGAGCCGGCGAAGTCGGTGCCGCCCGCGATGAACTGCTCGCGTCCGGCGCCTGAACCTGCCGGGTCGTAGTTGACAGTCACGTCGGGGTTCGCGGTCTGGAAGCCCTGCTTCCACGAGGCGACCGCCGCCTCCTGCGAGCTTGCGCCGGCGCCGTTGAGCGTGCCGCTGAGCGTGCTCTCGGTCGCGTCGTCGGTCGCGTCGGCCTCGTTGCCCGCGCCGCAGGCGGACAGGGTCAGTGCCGCGACAGCGGCCAGTGCCAACGGTGTGGCGACGCGGAGCTTGGTGCGGTTCACGTGCTTTCCCTCTCTGGGAAGTCATGTCGATCTCTGGTGTCGACGCTGACGTTAGGGAGCGCAGGTGAAGCAGCAGCCGGACGAAGGTGAACCGAAGGTGAACGGTGGCCGACGAGTCGGCGCGCGGATGTGACGTACGCCGTGGTCAGGCGGGGTGTGCGGCGCCGACGAGGTCGCCGTGCTCGGTGCGCTCGAGGTAGCGGGTGACGGTGTCGCGGCTCTTGGTCAGGCACGCGATCTTGTCCTCGAGCGCGGTGAGCTCGGCAGACATCATCTCGGCGAACTCGCGGCTGCACGAGGGTGGCAGCTCGGCGTTGGCCAGCGCCTCGACGTCGAGCACGATCCGGACGAGGCGGGTCGGCAGCCCGGAGGCGATGAGGCTCCTGACCGTACGGACCCGCTCCACGGAGGTGTCGTCGTACGACCGGTAGCCGTTGGGCTCGCGGTGGGACGTGAGCAGGCCCTGCTCCTCGTAGTAGCGAAGCATGCGGGGTGCGACCCCGGTGGCCTCGGCGAGCTCTCCGACACGCACGGCACGTCCTCTCGGATCGGGCTTGACCTTGACACAGATGTCAAGGTCTACGGTCCCAGCATGACACAGACGATGACAACTCTCCCGGGCATGACCCGCCGTACGTGGGCCGCGCTGCTGACCCTCGCCGGCGCGGCCTTCGCGACCGTGACCGTCGAGCTGCTCCCCGCCGGGCTCTTGCCCTCGATGGCCGACGATCTCGGGGTCTCGCGGGGCAGCATCGGGCTGTTGGTGACGGCGTGGGCGCTGACGGTCGCCGCCCTGAGCCTCCCGCTGGAGCGGGCCACCCGCCGCCTGCCTCGTCGTGCGGTGATGCTCGGTGCGGTGGTGGTGAGCGCGGGGGCCGCGGTGCTCGCCGCGCTCGCCCCGGCGTACGGGCTGCTGGTCGTCGCACGGATCGTCGCGGCTGCCGCCCACGGGCTCCTGTGGGCGCTGCTCGTCCCGTACGCGGCCTCGATCGTCGACGAACGGCACCTCGGCAAGGCGGTGTCGGTGGTCCTCGTCGGGCCGACCGCGGCGGGCATCGTGGGTGTACCGCTCGGCACGGCGGCAGCCGAGCTCGTCGGGTGGCGTGTGGTGCTCGTCGGCGCGGGCGTCCTCCTGGCCGTCGCCGCCGTCGCACTCGCGAAGGTGCTTCCTCGTGACACCGCCCCCGGCGCGAGTCCCGAGCCCACGGGCACCGCCTCGGCGGGCCGCGACCGCTCTCTCGTCCGCGTGGCCGTCACCGCGACCTTGAGTGCACTGCTGCTCGTCGGCCACTTCCAGGTGTTCACCTACGTCGGTCCGCTCGTGACGCGGGTGGCCGGCATGGAGCCCTCGGCGCTCGGCGGCGTCCTCGCGCTCTTCGGGGCCACCGGAGCGCTTGGGCTCGCCATCGCCGGACCGCTGTCGGACCGCTACCCGAGGGCCGCCCTCCCGGGGACCGCGATCGCCTTCGCGCTCACCGTGCTCGCCCTCACGGCGCTCGACACCAGCACCGCGGCCGCCCTGGTGGTCATCGCGGTCTGGGGAACGATGATCGGGCTGCTCCCGCCGATCTTCCAGGCGACGGTCATGCGGATCGCCTCGCCGGCGGCCCGCGGCGCCGCCGGGGCGGTCGTCGTCACCGCGCTCAACCTTGGGATCGCTGCGGGTGCCGCCTCCGGGGCCTGGCTGCTGGAGAACCGTGGCGCCGACGCCCTCGCCCCGGTCGCGGCAGTGATGATGACGGTGGCGGCGCTCGGTCTGACGATCAGTGCGGGTCGTGGCGCTCGATCGCGCGGACCTCGCCCCGACGGTGGTGCACCACGACCAGACCTGCAGCCGGCAAGGGATCGGCGTCGACCGCGCTAGCGTCCACGCCGACCACCTCGAGCATCCGCGGAAGCACGGGGCGGTGGCCGCAGACGACGACCGGTCGCTTGTGGTCGACGGCTTCGGCCATCGCCTCGGCGACCGGTCGCTTCTTTTCGGGACCACCCTCGCGGGGCTCGTCGAGGCGGTGGTCGAGCACGATCGGCCGGTGCAGGGCATCGGCGTACGGACTGAGCGTGGCGGCGCACCGCAGGGCGGCGCTCGAGCGCAGGTGGTGCACCCCGTACGCCGCGAGCAGGGGGCGGAGCCCACGCGCCTCGTTCTTGCCCTCCGCGCTGAGCGGGCGGGCGAGCGGGTCCTTGCGCCATCGCTGGCGTGGCCGGGCGGTCGCGTGCCGGACGACGAGCAGCGTGCGCGCATCGAGAGCCCCGGACGAGAGACGTTCGGCGAAGGCGTCGAGCACGCTGCGGTCGGAGTCGTACGAGAGTCGCTTGGCCGCCTTCGTGAGCGGGACCCACGCGACGCCGTCGATCTCCTTGTTGGGCTCGTACGCGTCGGCGTCGCCGCGCACCGCGGTGGCGGCCCAGTAGGCGACGTTCTTCATCCGGCCCGGCGCATACTCGTACTCGAGCTCGAGGAGCGGCACGCCGAGCCGCGCGGTCACGCCGGTCTCCTCCTCGACCTCGCGCACCGCGGTGACAGGCCGCACCTCGCCCCGCTCGACAGTCCCCTTGGGCACCGTCCAGTCGTCGTGGCGCGGGCGGTGCACCAGCAGGACCTGCAGGTCCGTCGGCGAGCCTCCCGGCGCGGGGCGCCACACCAGGGCGCCGGCCGACCATCGGATCGGCCGGTTCACACGAATCCGCCGACCGCGGGGTGGTCCTTCGCCTCGGCGCGTGCGCGGGCGCGCCGTGCGCGGGTGCGGTCGATCGTCTCCTGCTGGAGGTCGAGGAGAGGCCCCTCGGAGCTCGAACGCCGGGTCCAGGTGCCGTCGGGCCCGAGGTCCCACGCGTCCGTGGCGGGGTCCATCGCAAGGTCGAGCATCGCCCCGACCTCGGCGATGTGCTCCGGACGCCCGAGCTGCACGAGCACCTCCACGCGCCGGTCGAGGTTGCGGTGCATGAGGTCGGCGGACCCGATCCAGACCTGCGGGTCACCGCCGCCGGCGAACCAGAAGACGCGGCTGTGCTCGAGAAATCTCCCGAGCACGCTGCGGACGACGATGTTCTCGCTCATCCCCGGGACGCCGGGCCGCAGGGCGCAGATGCCGCGGACGAGCATCTGCACCCGCACCCCCGCCTGCGACGCGCGATAAAGGGCGTCGATGACCTCCTCGTCGACGATCGAGTTGACCTTGATCCGGATGTCGGCCGGTCGTCCCGCGCCGTGGTGGTCGATCTCCTGCTCGATGCGTTCGACGATCCCGGGGCGCAGGCGGGCGGGCGCGACGAGGAGCTGGCGGTACGACTCGCGCCGGGAGTAGCCGGACAGGTTGTTGAAGAGGTCCGTCAGGTCGTCGGCGATCTTCGTGTCGGTGGTGAGCAAGCCGTAGTCCTCGTACAGGCGTGCCGTCTTGGGGTTGTAGTTGCCGGTGCCGATGTGGGCGTAGCGGCGCAGCCCGTCGGGCTCGTCCCGTACGACCAGGCACAGCTTGCAGTGGGTCTTGAGCCCGAGCAGCCCGTAGACGACGTGGCAGCCCGCCCGCTCGAGCTTGCGGGCCCACCGGATGTTGGCCTGCTCGTCGAAGCGCGCCTTGATCTCGACCAGCACGAGCACCTGCTTGCCGGCACGGGCGGCGTCGACGAGCGAGTCGATGATCGGCGAGTCACCGGAGGTGCGATAGAGCGTCTGCTTGATCGCGAGCACCTGCGGGTCGGCGGCCGCCTGCTCGACGAAGCGCTGAACGCTCGTGGCGAAGGAGTCGTAGGGGTGGTGGAC
This genomic window contains:
- a CDS encoding S8 family serine peptidase, with protein sequence MLPTSPSRPLRRLALAATAVALIAAAAPAATAADDPPTTGSGPDAAAKTRAAAQVHEVRSVPSRAAGLLVTYDKVATTGSSTVTAAARKVAKAEVGALAPATVPVSADTSAIRFAEPASLADAQKAAAEVAELPGIASVVPDRYRTIRTASPVTPNDTFFADQWALWDTRDVADGAALPSGGYGTHSPALWRATRGSSSVVVAVLDTGRTTHPDLDANTVAGFDMMSEGTAEWARDGDGRDADPADEGDWVELGQCDLDDEYDSSWHGTHVAGIVAAASGNARGIAGNAPGVKVQHVRVLGTCGGIDSDILAAITWASGGVVPGLPVNTTPAKVINMSFGGAGGACPAVWNSTIAAARARGSVLVAAAGNEDLDAAEVTPANCAGVVTVGATEEYGQRASYSNSGPTVDLSAPGGESIPEIGMRGVVSTLNDGTTTPDNPAYAEYDGTSMAAPAVSGAAALIASLGTTSPAQIESALRAAVQPFPRYGGDLAPWDCTTATCGTGILDLARVPVRRSAPAVSGAVRPGAVVRASAGTWIGGPSGFRYQWLRNGAPIAGATGASYRVQVADVGRRLAVRVTGVKAGFSIPTATSGQSAVVPKVASSATLVVKPKSTRYGRTRATLKATVRVGAGSPTGTVVFRDGTKVLKKAKVRAGRASYTLGKRTLKRGKHKITVTFVPSSGSYASARSKVVSLRVRRREGGRGTLSPAFRGRMSRETT
- the pstS gene encoding phosphate ABC transporter substrate-binding protein PstS, with the translated sequence MNRTKLRVATPLALAAVAALTLSACGAGNEADATDDATESTLSGTLNGAGASSQEAAVASWKQGFQTANPDVTVNYDPAGSGAGREQFIAGGTDFAGSDAYLDDEELTAAEERCGSDVIEVPTYVSPIAVIYNLPGVDGLQLSADTLGKIFAGKLTTWDDAAIKADNPDATLPSSKITPVHRSDDSGTTENFTAYMAAAAPQSWTEGEVETWPIKGGEGAQGTSGVVATVQGGEGTIGYADASQAGSLGVASLKVGEEYVGPSPEAAAKILEASKQKEGRGDTHLVMDIDHTTTESGVYPAVLLSYQIACLQYDDEAKADLVKGWLSYVASSDGQQAAAEGAGSAPLTSALEERIADIVDGISAK
- the pstB gene encoding phosphate ABC transporter ATP-binding protein PstB, with protein sequence MRSVLRDSATTPATGASAAGTAPRPAAIGIDVEDLDIYYGDVHAVRGVTLAIPAQSVTAVIGPSGCGKSTFLRSLNRMHEVAPGARVEGTVRVDGRDLYAPGVDPVLVRREIGMVFQRPNPFPTMSIRDNVLAGVRLNGGRLKKDEAEALTERSLRGANLWDEVKDRLNRPGAGLSGGQQQRLCIARAIAVEPQVLLMDEPCSALDPISTSAIEDLIGQLKETYTIVIVTHNMQQAARVSDETAFFNLAGIGEPGQLIESGSTTKIFSNPDNPSTEAYITGRFG
- a CDS encoding NUDIX hydrolase gives rise to the protein MNRPIRWSAGALVWRPAPGGSPTDLQVLLVHRPRHDDWTVPKGTVERGEVRPVTAVREVEEETGVTARLGVPLLELEYEYAPGRMKNVAYWAATAVRGDADAYEPNKEIDGVAWVPLTKAAKRLSYDSDRSVLDAFAERLSSGALDARTLLVVRHATARPRQRWRKDPLARPLSAEGKNEARGLRPLLAAYGVHHLRSSAALRCAATLSPYADALHRPIVLDHRLDEPREGGPEKKRPVAEAMAEAVDHKRPVVVCGHRPVLPRMLEVVGVDASAVDADPLPAAGLVVVHHRRGEVRAIERHDPH
- a CDS encoding inorganic phosphate transporter, with translation MDLTLVMVVLVISVALIFDYTNGFHDAANAIATSVSTRALTPRIALVMAAIMNFIGAFLGTEVADTVGSIIAEGVEGDGNHGLTVVLSALVGAIVWNLITWYFGLPSSSSHALIGGLVGAGVASASTVEWNTVVDKVAIPMVISPVVGFSGAFLLMLAIMWIFRHRNPHRTMRGFRLAQTVSAAAMALGHGLQDAQKTMGVMFLALLAGGYVAADDGIPLWVKVGAATAISLGTYSGGWRIMRTLGRRIIHLDPARGFAAEATAAAVLYVMAIGLHAPVSTTHTITSSIMGAGATKRFSAVRWGVARGIVMAWIVTIPAAALVAAVTYWICALFLP
- the pstA gene encoding phosphate ABC transporter permease PstA, with the translated sequence MTTTAPPAPERDAAPTRLRSWHQPQLPRGSGWYALALAVVVASALHAGLDLPLVPSLLAGWAVVGIGFPILSYAIEGRRKAIDRLVTIGVSSAFALAMVPLVSILWTVLKNGLPVLSAEFFGYSMRNVVGEGGGIYHAIWGTVLITAAAAVMSVPLGLLTAVYLVEYGGDGRLAKAIRFLVDVMTGIPSIVAGLFAYALFVVFFGPGVRMGLAGAVALTVLMTPVVVRSCEEMLQLVPNELREAAYALGVPRWRAIVKVVLPTALAGLVTGITLAVARVIGETAPLLITVGITDSTNVNLFDGRMATLPVFTYSSIMSPGVPPEPSIARAWGAALVLMLIVMVLNLVARLVTYFFSPKDKR
- the pstC gene encoding phosphate ABC transporter permease subunit PstC; its protein translation is MTDTSTPSPPRDTAEPAAAKGRFGDRMFLGLSKGAALAILAILAGVAIFLTAEGLPGITASPDEVKSGKTFLAFVLPLVFGTLWSATLALVIAVPLAVAVALFLTYYVPRRFGQTLGYVIDLLAAVPSVVFGLWGMRVLAGKLVGPYEWLEAHLGFLPFFGGPASATGRTILTAAIVLAVMILPIMTAIAREVFRQTPVLLEEAALALGATRWEMIRTVVLPHGRSGMIGGAMLGLGRALGETMAVAMVLSASGVITFNLISSTNPSTIPANIALQFNEASGLTVNALIASGLVLFLITFAVNVGARAVVNRRKEFSGANA
- a CDS encoding DUF47 domain-containing protein; the encoded protein is MRLRIRPTETSFYDLFTELANHLVDGANLLAKMLDASSDRDAVAKQLSEVEHAADDTTHAIINRVNQTFVTPFDREDIYKLASSLDDVMDFIEEAGDLVVLYELESMPSRMATMVEVIQRGCELTAEAMPRLRTMTDLSEYWIEINRLENQADRDYRRILAKLFSGEYKALEVLKLKDVVESLEDAVDALESVANTVEQIAVKES
- a CDS encoding MFS transporter; translated protein: MTQTMTTLPGMTRRTWAALLTLAGAAFATVTVELLPAGLLPSMADDLGVSRGSIGLLVTAWALTVAALSLPLERATRRLPRRAVMLGAVVVSAGAAVLAALAPAYGLLVVARIVAAAAHGLLWALLVPYAASIVDERHLGKAVSVVLVGPTAAGIVGVPLGTAAAELVGWRVVLVGAGVLLAVAAVALAKVLPRDTAPGASPEPTGTASAGRDRSLVRVAVTATLSALLLVGHFQVFTYVGPLVTRVAGMEPSALGGVLALFGATGALGLAIAGPLSDRYPRAALPGTAIAFALTVLALTALDTSTAAALVVIAVWGTMIGLLPPIFQATVMRIASPAARGAAGAVVVTALNLGIAAGAASGAWLLENRGADALAPVAAVMMTVAALGLTISAGRGARSRGPRPDGGAPRPDLQPARDRRRPR
- a CDS encoding MerR family transcriptional regulator, giving the protein MRVGELAEATGVAPRMLRYYEEQGLLTSHREPNGYRSYDDTSVERVRTVRSLIASGLPTRLVRIVLDVEALANAELPPSCSREFAEMMSAELTALEDKIACLTKSRDTVTRYLERTEHGDLVGAAHPA